The Flavobacterium psychrophilum genome includes a region encoding these proteins:
- a CDS encoding 4-phosphopantetheinyl transferase, giving the protein MPLYKSIEIDSHTKLLIWKNSESVEEFMRHVKLKDVCLNRVDGMKSDVHKKGFLGVRMLMQEIGYSDFDLYYDADGKPHLKDGMNISITHSYAFSAIIISKNDIGIDMELQREKVITIANKFIEPEFSYLDPTHLSDYMQQLIVIWGVKEAVYKMISRAGLSFKQNIYVFPFNTEEKQGMASVKFEEINESYPFFFEQIEDFTLVYCLGSKTII; this is encoded by the coding sequence ATGCCTTTATATAAATCAATTGAAATAGACAGCCACACAAAACTGCTCATTTGGAAGAATTCTGAAAGTGTAGAAGAATTCATGCGGCATGTTAAGCTAAAAGACGTTTGCCTAAACCGTGTAGACGGCATGAAAAGCGACGTTCATAAGAAAGGCTTCCTGGGTGTGCGTATGCTTATGCAGGAGATAGGCTACTCTGATTTTGACCTTTATTATGATGCCGACGGAAAGCCGCACCTTAAAGACGGAATGAATATTTCTATAACCCACTCATATGCTTTCTCTGCCATTATTATAAGCAAAAATGATATTGGCATTGATATGGAACTGCAACGCGAAAAGGTAATTACCATTGCCAACAAATTTATCGAACCCGAATTTTCATACCTCGACCCTACTCACCTGTCAGACTATATGCAGCAGCTTATAGTAATTTGGGGCGTTAAAGAAGCGGTCTATAAAATGATATCGCGTGCCGGGCTCAGCTTTAAACAGAACATCTACGTTTTCCCTTTTAACACGGAAGAAAAACAAGGCATGGCATCGGTTAAATTTGAAGAAATAAACGAAAGCTATCCTTTCTTTTTTGAACAGATAGAAGATTTCACCCTTGTATACTGCCTGGGTAGCAAAACCATTATATAA
- a CDS encoding adenosylhomocysteinase yields MSTTTLPFVAYKVKDISLAEWGRKEIELAEAEMPGLMALRADYGASQPLKGARIAGCLHMTIQTAVLIETLVALGAQVTWSSCNIFSTQDHAAAAIAAAGIQVYAWKGLNEEEFDWCIEQTLFFGEEREPLNMILDDGGDLTNMVFDRFPELTAAIKGLSEETTTGVHRLYERMKNGTLVMPAINVNDSVTKSKFDNKYGCKESAVDAIRRATDLMLAGKRVIVCGYGDVGKGTAASFRGAGSIVTVTEIDPICALQAAMDGYEVKRLETVIATADIIITTTGNKDIVVGRHFESMKDKTVVCNIGHFDNEIDMAWLNTNHGASKIEIKPQVDKYTINGKDVIILAEGRLVNLGCATGHPSFVMSNSFTNQTLAQLELWANSANYENKVYMLPKHLDEKVASLHLAKLGVELETLNDEQAAYIGVEVQGPFKPEYYRY; encoded by the coding sequence ATGAGTACTACAACGCTGCCATTCGTGGCATATAAGGTAAAAGACATTTCGCTTGCGGAATGGGGAAGAAAAGAAATTGAACTTGCTGAAGCCGAAATGCCAGGACTAATGGCTCTTCGTGCTGATTATGGAGCTTCTCAGCCGCTTAAAGGTGCTCGTATTGCAGGATGTCTGCACATGACAATACAAACTGCAGTTCTTATTGAAACTCTTGTTGCTCTTGGAGCACAGGTTACATGGAGCTCATGCAACATATTTTCTACACAGGATCACGCTGCTGCTGCTATTGCTGCTGCAGGTATCCAGGTTTACGCGTGGAAAGGCCTTAATGAAGAAGAGTTTGACTGGTGTATCGAGCAGACCTTATTCTTTGGTGAAGAAAGAGAGCCTCTTAACATGATCCTTGATGATGGTGGAGATCTTACTAACATGGTATTTGATCGTTTTCCTGAGCTAACAGCTGCTATTAAGGGTCTTTCTGAAGAAACTACTACAGGTGTTCACCGTCTGTATGAAAGAATGAAGAATGGTACGCTTGTAATGCCGGCTATCAATGTTAATGATTCTGTTACTAAATCTAAATTTGATAACAAATACGGTTGTAAAGAAAGTGCTGTAGATGCTATACGTCGTGCTACCGACCTTATGCTTGCCGGTAAAAGGGTAATTGTATGTGGTTACGGAGACGTTGGTAAAGGTACTGCTGCTTCTTTCCGTGGTGCTGGTTCTATCGTTACGGTTACAGAAATCGATCCAATTTGTGCTCTTCAGGCTGCAATGGACGGTTACGAAGTTAAAAGACTTGAAACTGTTATCGCAACTGCAGATATCATTATTACAACTACAGGTAACAAAGATATCGTTGTGGGTCGCCACTTCGAAAGCATGAAAGATAAAACTGTTGTTTGTAACATCGGTCACTTTGATAACGAAATCGACATGGCTTGGTTAAATACAAACCATGGTGCGTCTAAAATCGAGATCAAACCTCAGGTAGATAAATATACAATCAACGGTAAAGATGTTATCATCCTTGCAGAAGGCCGTCTTGTTAACCTTGGTTGTGCTACAGGCCACCCAAGCTTTGTAATGAGTAACTCATTTACAAACCAGACTCTTGCTCAGTTAGAGCTTTGGGCTAACAGCGCAAACTATGAGAATAAAGTTTACATGCTGCCTAAGCACCTTGACGAAAAAGTGGCTTCGCTTCACCTTGCTAAACTTGGTGTAGAGCTTGAAACACTTAACGATGAGCAGGCTGCTTATATTGGTGTAGAAGTACAAGGGCCATTTAAACCGGAGTACTACCGTTACTAA